A portion of the Corynebacterium jeikeium genome contains these proteins:
- a CDS encoding carbon-nitrogen hydrolase family protein — protein sequence MRIALAQLELSASVEENLDAVKVTIARAAQDNADLVVFPEATMKAFNSGRLDAVAESSSDRFVAEVSQAAHDAGISVVVGMFRPADEVERDGKTMHRVFNSLLLAWRDEDGPGVEFYDKLHLFDAFGFRESDTVAPGNAHVVCDVPLVDGSSVALGLATCFDIRFPEQFIQLANLGAEVIALPASWNDGPGKVTQWQTLVSARALDSTCVIAAVDAARPGGAKAAGKDEGPTGAGHSMLVNADGGVIASAGYSPQLLVADVDIAEVERIRRSIPVLEIRDQG from the coding sequence ATGCGTATTGCACTGGCTCAGTTGGAATTGTCAGCATCGGTTGAAGAGAATCTGGACGCGGTAAAGGTGACTATCGCGCGAGCAGCACAGGACAACGCCGATTTGGTGGTCTTCCCCGAGGCCACGATGAAGGCGTTCAATTCCGGTCGCCTGGATGCCGTGGCGGAGTCCAGCAGCGATAGGTTCGTAGCGGAGGTCTCGCAGGCCGCTCACGATGCCGGAATCAGCGTGGTAGTCGGCATGTTCCGCCCGGCAGATGAAGTGGAGCGCGACGGTAAGACGATGCACCGTGTCTTCAATTCGCTGCTCCTGGCTTGGCGTGATGAGGACGGCCCCGGTGTCGAGTTCTACGACAAGCTCCACCTCTTCGACGCTTTCGGGTTTCGCGAATCCGATACCGTCGCGCCGGGCAACGCGCACGTGGTGTGTGATGTCCCGCTTGTCGACGGATCGTCGGTCGCCCTCGGCCTTGCGACATGCTTTGACATCAGGTTTCCGGAGCAATTCATTCAACTGGCCAACCTGGGCGCGGAGGTCATCGCGCTGCCTGCATCGTGGAATGATGGTCCGGGCAAGGTGACGCAGTGGCAGACTCTGGTCTCGGCGCGTGCGCTGGATAGCACTTGTGTGATTGCAGCAGTTGATGCGGCCCGGCCTGGCGGGGCTAAGGCAGCGGGGAAGGATGAGGGGCCAACTGGCGCGGGGCACTCCATGCTGGTCAATGCGGACGGCGGGGTTATTGCCTCGGCGGGCTACAGCCCGCAGTTGCTTGTCGCCGATGTTGATATAGCGGAGGTGGAGCGGATTCGCCGCTCGATTCCGGTGCTGGAGATTCGCGATCAGGGCTAG